TTATGATGTCGTCCGAAAGTAGTGATTGGTTATGTTCATCGACGGCATAACTCACACCACCATCTTTGAGTCCGAAATATCGGATCCCTGCCATAAAATTGTCCTCAGCGGTTTCGCGGATGATGCGCTGTACAGAAGCCGAAATCTCTTTTGTCATACTTGTCAAGACAATCCCGGGGGCAAGGTGGTTACCGTTGGAGTCAACCCAAATGATGAACTTTTGCTGTTCTTGGGCGGCTTCAAGTACTCCTTGACCCGACCCGCCGGCAGCGACATAAATCACATTAATACCGTTTTCATATTGTGCCAGTGCCAATTCTTTCGCTCTATCCGGTTGTCCAAAACCGGCGACACTCTCGCTAATGTATGCTACGGAGATTTCGGCATCTGGATTGATAGCTTGAATCCCAGCGACCTAACCCGCTTCAAATTCGCGTAACAACGGAACATCCACTCCACCAATATAGCCGATTTTACCGCTTTCCGATTTTAAAGCCGCAATTGCCCCGACCAGAAATGAACCTTCGTTGGATTTATAGTTCACAGAAGCCACATTTGGAATGTCAAGAACAACATCAAAAATTGCAAATTTGACATCAGGAAATTCCGGTGCTACACGGGCAAGCACGTCTCCCATTTGATAACCTGCTGTCAAAACAAGTTCTGAATTTTGTACTGCATCTCTTAGGAGCATTTCGGTAGCGATCGGATCGTTTTCCATACCGTTTACTTCAATTAGCGTAATTCCAAGTTTTTCCTCTGCAGCTTTTACACCGATATGGAAGGCATCACAGTAAGCCGCCGAACCAACGCAATCGCTCGGATATACCATGGTTACACGAAGCGGTGCTACATCTGTTTCACTCGGTGACTCAGTGAGAATGACATCTTGAATTGCCTCGCAACCACAGATTAAAAGTAACCCGAATGCTATAAAAAAGTATTTGCTAAAAATGCTAAAATTTTTCACATTTTCTCCTAAAAAGTATGCTGCAAGTATGAAGTTAAAAAATTATGTCGTCAATGGAACTGACCCATCCGGATTTCACAGGAAACGTTCCTCACAAATCTGATATGGATCATTAGTATAAACGCGGTAGATGACACGTCCCGAAAAATCAAGCATATCTTTCATTTTGTCATAAATAGCTGGATGGGATACACGTTGTAAAGCCGAATGACGTGCGACCCACTCGGTTTCTAAACTCTCGTCACTCGTGGTCAATTCGCCAGAGACGTAATCTCCTAAGAAACCAAACGCCAATTTAGTGGGTGTTTTGATGTTGGAGTAGACACCAACCAGCGGCCCAATTGATGCAGTGATACCTGCCTCTTCTTGAATCTCGCGTTGTAACGCTTCAATAAGGTTTTCACCTTCTTCAACTTGACCACCTGGAAATTCCCATCCACGGCGCGGACTCCGTATGAGCAAGATTTTACCGTCGGAATGACTTATCAAACCAGAAGCAGCAACAATGTGTTTTGGATGGTTCATTTTACAAGACCTACCCTTACAGTGTGAAGAAAATGGGTCTACACGCTATACACCTATTGCATACCCATCGCGCCGTGGATCGGCGCCCCCCATAAAACTTCCTTCCGTTGGATCAAAGGCAATACCCTGACCGCCGCCGACAGTTGCAGTCCAATCGGGCAACACTTCTACCTCATGCCCGCGTGCTTCC
The genomic region above belongs to Candidatus Poribacteria bacterium and contains:
- a CDS encoding BMP family ABC transporter substrate-binding protein, producing the protein MQAINPDAEISVAYISESVAGFGQPDRAKELALAQYENGINVIYVAAGGSGQGVLEAAQEQQKFIIWVDSNGNHLAPGIVLTSMTKEISASVQRIIRETAEDNFMAGIRYFGLKDGGVSYAVDEHNQSLLSDDIITTVESLKAKIIAGEIVVLDTVSLPRE
- a CDS encoding BMP family ABC transporter substrate-binding protein, with the translated sequence MKNFSIFSKYFFIAFGLLLICGCEAIQDVILTESPSETDVAPLRVTMVYPSDCVGSAAYCDAFHIGVKAAEEKLGITLIEVNGMENDPIATEMLLRDAVQNSELVLTAGYQMGDVLARVAPEFPDVKFAIFDVVLDIPNVASVNYKSNEGSFLVGAIAALKSESGKIGYIGGVDVPLLREFEAG
- a CDS encoding NUDIX hydrolase, with protein sequence MNHPKHIVAASGLISHSDGKILLIRSPRRGWEFPGGQVEEGENLIEALQREIQEEAGITASIGPLVGVYSNIKTPTKLAFGFLGDYVSGELTTSDESLETEWVARHSALQRVSHPAIYDKMKDMLDFSGRVIYRVYTNDPYQICEERFL